In one Maledivibacter sp. genomic region, the following are encoded:
- the recA gene encoding recombinase RecA: MSEKNKALDAVLGQIERQFGKGSIMKLGDDSTRLNIESISTGAIELDIALGIGGVPRGRIIEVYGPESSGKTTVALHIIAEAQRKGGTAAFVDAEHALDPVYCKSLGVDIDNLIVSQPDTGEQALEIVEALVRSGAVDVIVIDSVAALVPKAEIAGEMGDSHVGLQARLMSQALRKLTGVINKSKTSTIFINQLREKVGIMFGNPETTTGGRALKFYSSVRLDVRKVDIIKQNNEIMGNRTKVKVVKNKLAPPFRQAEFDIMYGKGISKEGGVLDSAVNAEIVKKAGSWYSYNDNKLGQGRENVKQYLIENPDLLSEINYKVRKHYDLPVENIEKPEPQAASKAKE, from the coding sequence ATGAGCGAAAAAAATAAGGCTTTAGATGCTGTTTTAGGTCAGATTGAAAGACAATTTGGTAAGGGATCTATAATGAAACTTGGTGACGATTCAACTAGACTAAATATAGAAAGTATATCAACAGGGGCTATAGAATTAGATATTGCTTTGGGGATAGGCGGAGTGCCTAGGGGAAGAATCATAGAAGTTTACGGACCAGAATCTTCAGGTAAAACTACTGTTGCCCTTCACATTATAGCTGAAGCTCAACGTAAGGGAGGGACAGCAGCCTTTGTGGATGCTGAGCATGCCCTTGACCCAGTATATTGTAAGAGCTTAGGGGTTGATATTGATAATCTCATAGTATCCCAGCCCGATACTGGAGAACAAGCCTTAGAGATTGTAGAGGCTTTAGTAAGAAGTGGTGCTGTTGACGTAATCGTTATTGACTCAGTTGCTGCCCTCGTACCTAAGGCTGAAATTGCTGGAGAAATGGGAGATAGCCATGTTGGTTTACAAGCAAGACTCATGTCACAGGCTCTCAGAAAATTAACTGGTGTTATTAATAAATCTAAAACTTCTACAATATTTATCAATCAGTTAAGGGAAAAAGTAGGTATTATGTTCGGAAATCCAGAAACTACTACAGGGGGTAGGGCATTAAAGTTCTATTCATCGGTTAGATTAGATGTTAGAAAAGTAGATATTATAAAACAGAACAATGAAATTATGGGAAATAGAACTAAGGTTAAAGTAGTTAAAAATAAGCTTGCTCCACCATTTAGACAAGCTGAATTCGATATAATGTATGGTAAAGGAATATCTAAGGAAGGTGGAGTGCTGGATAGTGCTGTAAATGCTGAAATTGTTAAAAAGGCTGGTTCTTGGTATAGTTATAATGATAATAAATTAGGACAAGGCCGTGAGAATGTAAAACAATATTTAATAGAGAATCCAGATTTGCTTTCAGAAATAAACTATAAGGTTAGAAAGCACTATGATTTACCCGTTGAAAATATTGAAAAACCAGAACCACAAGCTGCTAGTAAAGCTAAAGAATAG
- the purB gene encoding adenylosuccinate lyase: MTSLYENPLISRYSSEEMLKIFSPDTKFRTWRRLWIALAEAEKELGLPISEEQIEEMKEYKDQINYDVAKEMEKKTRHDVMSHVHAYGEQCPKARGIIHLGATSAFVGDNTDLIVMHDALKIVRRKLINCIDRLANFAYEYRSMPTLGFTHFQPAQLTTVGKRATLWLMDLLLDLEEVETLISKMMIRGVKGTTGTQASYLKLFDGDHGKVKELDKLVAKKLGFEKTFPVSGQTYARKYDYKILSVLSGIAQSLHKMTNDTRLLQHLKEVEEPFGKNQIGSSAMAYKRNPMRSERIASLARYVIANAQNPANTAATQWFERTLDDSANRRLSIPECFLCIDSILEIAINISSNLVVYPKVIEKRLREELPFMATENILMEAVKKGGDRQELHEKIRVHSMAAGRVVKEEGKENDLLSRIAKDDAFNLTLDEINGLLDPTLFIGRSPEQVEEFIKEHIKPILDVNKDILGVNVELKV; this comes from the coding sequence GTGACATCTTTATATGAAAATCCCCTAATATCTAGATATTCAAGTGAAGAAATGTTAAAAATCTTTTCTCCCGACACTAAATTTAGGACATGGAGAAGGCTGTGGATAGCCCTAGCCGAGGCAGAAAAGGAATTAGGACTTCCAATAAGTGAAGAACAAATCGAAGAAATGAAGGAATATAAGGATCAAATTAATTATGATGTTGCAAAAGAAATGGAAAAGAAAACAAGACATGATGTTATGTCCCATGTTCATGCATATGGTGAACAATGCCCTAAGGCAAGGGGGATTATCCACCTAGGTGCGACCAGTGCATTTGTTGGAGACAATACTGATCTAATTGTGATGCATGATGCCCTAAAAATTGTTCGAAGAAAATTAATTAACTGCATAGATAGATTAGCTAATTTCGCTTATGAATATAGAAGTATGCCTACACTAGGTTTTACCCATTTTCAACCTGCTCAATTAACCACTGTAGGAAAAAGAGCTACACTTTGGCTTATGGATTTACTTCTAGATTTAGAAGAGGTAGAGACTCTTATTTCTAAAATGATGATTAGAGGTGTAAAGGGTACTACAGGTACTCAAGCAAGCTACCTAAAGCTTTTTGATGGTGACCACGGAAAAGTTAAGGAGTTAGATAAACTAGTAGCTAAAAAGCTAGGTTTTGAAAAAACTTTCCCTGTATCGGGTCAAACCTATGCTAGAAAATATGATTATAAGATACTATCTGTATTAAGTGGAATTGCACAAAGTTTACATAAGATGACTAATGATACTCGTTTGCTTCAGCATCTGAAGGAAGTAGAAGAGCCCTTTGGTAAAAATCAAATAGGTTCATCGGCTATGGCATATAAAAGAAATCCTATGAGAAGTGAAAGAATTGCTTCCTTAGCAAGGTATGTTATTGCAAATGCACAAAATCCAGCAAATACTGCTGCAACTCAATGGTTTGAAAGAACCTTAGATGATTCAGCTAATAGAAGACTTTCTATACCAGAATGCTTTTTATGCATAGACTCAATATTAGAAATAGCAATAAATATAAGCTCAAATTTAGTAGTATATCCGAAGGTTATAGAAAAACGTCTAAGGGAAGAATTACCCTTTATGGCTACAGAAAATATATTGATGGAGGCCGTAAAAAAAGGTGGAGATAGACAAGAACTTCATGAAAAGATAAGAGTACACTCAATGGCTGCTGGAAGGGTAGTGAAAGAGGAAGGTAAGGAAAATGATCTTTTATCTAGAATAGCTAAGGATGATGCTTTTAACCTTACGTTGGATGAGATAAATGGATTACTAGATCCAACGCTATTTATAGGTAGATCACCTGAGCAAGTAGAAGAATTCATAAAAGAACATATTAAGCCTATTTTAGACGTAAATAAGGATATACTAGGTGTGAATGTTGAGCTTAAGGTTTAA
- the lepB gene encoding signal peptidase I, with protein MGENNENNRKEKSIKTEIIAWIKEIVISVIVALLITNFMFTHIIVPTPSMAPTIECNDHFMINKLPMYYRNPQRGEIVVFHGEEKELVKRVVGLPEEVIDIKDGHVYINGNKIEEDYLVEGIITKPAKPKYIDPGVDIKYPYTIPKGSYFVMGDNRENSKDSRYIGTIKREKIYAIAKFRIWPLNSIGNIY; from the coding sequence ATGGGTGAAAACAATGAAAATAATAGGAAAGAAAAAAGCATAAAAACAGAAATCATAGCATGGATTAAAGAAATAGTAATATCAGTGATAGTTGCTTTATTAATTACAAATTTTATGTTTACACATATAATCGTACCAACGCCCTCAATGGCACCTACAATTGAGTGTAATGATCACTTTATGATAAATAAGCTACCTATGTATTATAGGAATCCACAAAGAGGAGAAATCGTGGTATTCCATGGGGAAGAAAAAGAACTTGTAAAAAGAGTGGTGGGACTTCCAGAGGAAGTAATAGATATAAAGGATGGTCATGTTTATATTAATGGAAATAAAATTGAGGAAGATTATTTAGTTGAAGGTATTATAACAAAGCCAGCTAAGCCCAAATATATTGATCCCGGTGTTGATATAAAATATCCCTATACAATACCCAAGGGAAGCTATTTTGTAATGGGTGATAATAGGGAAAATAGTAAGGATAGTAGATATATTGGTACCATAAAAAGAGAGAAAATATATGCCATAGCTAAGTTTAGAATATGGCCGTTAAATTCCATTGGAAATATCTATTAG
- the spoVS gene encoding stage V sporulation protein SpoVS, protein MEVLKVSAKSNPNSVAGALAGVLRERGAAEIQAIGAGALNQAVKAVAIARGFVAPSGMDLICIPAFTDIEIDGEERTAIKLIVQPR, encoded by the coding sequence ATGGAGGTATTAAAGGTATCAGCAAAATCAAATCCAAATTCAGTTGCAGGAGCGTTAGCAGGTGTTCTTAGAGAACGAGGAGCTGCCGAAATTCAAGCTATTGGCGCAGGGGCTCTAAATCAAGCAGTAAAAGCAGTTGCAATTGCTAGAGGATTCGTTGCTCCTAGTGGTATGGATCTAATTTGTATCCCGGCTTTTACAGACATTGAAATTGATGGTGAAGAAAGAACTGCTATCAAGCTTATTGTACAACCCAGATAG
- a CDS encoding GNAT family N-acetyltransferase gives MIIETKNLKISIVEDNDILNILQVYNSNTEFLEAHMGKQNVDVMWLEEEIKSMKESDFYSCKIVHKKTKKIIGILDFTLKEECYLSLLMLHSESKNKGYGKEIYSRFEGYAKDNACKTIRIDVVTNYNDNVLNFWKMNNFKIIDNIELNWTGKILPAAVMKKYL, from the coding sequence TTGATTATAGAAACAAAAAATCTAAAAATTAGTATAGTAGAAGATAACGATATATTAAATATTCTTCAGGTATACAATTCAAATACAGAGTTTCTAGAGGCCCATATGGGAAAACAAAATGTAGATGTTATGTGGCTTGAAGAGGAAATAAAATCTATGAAGGAATCAGACTTTTATAGTTGTAAGATAGTACATAAAAAAACAAAAAAAATTATCGGTATACTTGATTTTACTTTAAAAGAAGAATGCTATTTGTCCTTGCTTATGCTACACAGTGAATCTAAAAATAAGGGTTATGGTAAGGAGATATATTCAAGATTTGAAGGTTATGCTAAAGACAATGCCTGTAAAACCATAAGAATTGATGTAGTTACTAATTATAATGATAATGTATTAAATTTCTGGAAAATGAATAATTTTAAAATAATAGATAATATAGAGTTGAATTGGACGGGAAAAATATTGCCAGCGGCTGTCATGAAAAAGTATTTATAA
- the rny gene encoding ribonuclease Y, which yields MAISAPAGFGIGYILRKMTAEKIIGSAEQKAELIVFEANKDADTRKKEILLEAKEEVHKLRYEQERENRDRRNELQRLERRLLQKEETLDRKSDNLEKKEDYLNRSNKEITKKEEMIENLYQKQLQELERISGLTTEQAKQILLSDIEKEVKHDAVVMIKDVVNKAKEDANKTATEIIAYAVQKCAADYVAESTVSVVSLPNDEMKGRIIGREGRNIRALETLTGVDLIIDDTPEAVILSSFDPIRREVARVALEKLIIDGRIHPARIEEMVEKARKEINNHIKEEGEKATFDLGIHNLHPELVKLLGRLKYRTSYGQNVLQHSIEVSYLAGLMAAELGVDVKIAKRAGLLHDIGKAVDHEVEGTHVEIGINLLRRYRETKEVIHAMSTHHGDYDPETIEAVLVTAADAISAARPGARRETLETYIKRLEKLENIANSYEGIEKAFAIQAGREIRIMVKPEDISDDNMVLLAREISKRVENELEYPGQIKVNVIRETRAIDYAK from the coding sequence ATTGCCATTTCAGCCCCAGCGGGTTTTGGAATTGGATATATATTGAGAAAAATGACTGCTGAAAAAATAATAGGTAGTGCTGAACAAAAAGCTGAGTTAATAGTTTTTGAGGCAAATAAAGATGCTGATACTAGGAAGAAAGAAATACTCCTTGAAGCCAAAGAAGAGGTTCATAAGTTAAGGTATGAGCAAGAAAGGGAAAATAGGGATAGAAGAAACGAACTTCAAAGGTTGGAAAGAAGATTACTTCAAAAAGAAGAAACTCTTGATAGAAAGTCTGACAATCTTGAGAAGAAAGAAGATTATTTAAATAGATCAAACAAAGAGATTACTAAAAAAGAGGAAATGATTGAAAATCTTTATCAAAAGCAGCTTCAAGAGCTTGAGAGAATATCTGGTCTTACAACTGAACAAGCAAAACAAATATTACTTAGCGATATTGAAAAAGAAGTTAAGCATGATGCAGTAGTGATGATTAAGGATGTAGTAAATAAAGCTAAAGAAGACGCTAATAAAACAGCTACAGAAATTATAGCTTATGCTGTTCAAAAATGTGCAGCTGATTATGTTGCTGAGTCGACAGTTTCTGTTGTAAGTTTACCTAATGATGAAATGAAGGGGAGAATTATTGGTCGAGAAGGTAGAAATATTAGGGCTTTAGAGACATTAACTGGAGTTGATTTAATCATTGACGATACTCCTGAAGCCGTTATTTTATCATCCTTTGACCCAATAAGAAGAGAAGTAGCAAGGGTAGCCCTTGAAAAACTTATTATAGATGGAAGGATACACCCAGCTAGAATCGAGGAAATGGTTGAAAAGGCAAGAAAAGAAATAAATAATCACATTAAAGAGGAAGGCGAAAAAGCAACATTTGATTTAGGAATTCATAATCTTCATCCTGAATTAGTGAAGTTACTTGGACGCTTAAAATATAGAACTAGTTATGGACAAAATGTTCTACAACATTCTATAGAAGTTTCATACTTAGCAGGTTTAATGGCTGCTGAATTAGGTGTAGATGTTAAAATTGCTAAACGTGCTGGTTTACTCCATGATATCGGTAAGGCCGTTGACCATGAAGTAGAAGGTACTCATGTTGAGATAGGTATAAACTTACTTCGAAGATATAGAGAAACAAAGGAAGTTATTCATGCCATGTCTACCCATCATGGTGATTATGACCCAGAAACAATTGAAGCAGTATTGGTAACTGCTGCAGACGCAATTTCCGCAGCTAGACCAGGTGCTAGAAGAGAAACCTTAGAGACCTATATAAAACGTCTTGAAAAGTTAGAGAATATTGCTAATTCCTATGAAGGAATAGAAAAAGCATTTGCTATTCAGGCTGGTAGAGAAATCAGAATTATGGTCAAGCCTGAAGATATATCTGATGACAATATGGTATTATTGGCTAGAGAAATAAGTAAGAGAGTTGAAAATGAGCTTGAATATCCTGGCCAAATCAAAGTAAACGTTATTAGAGAAACTAGAGCTATAGATTATGCAAAATAA